The Caldisericota bacterium genome contains the following window.
TGGGAAAATCTACGGATACAATACACCTAAAAAATTACCCGAAATACTTAAAAAGTATGGATGGAGGAAAAAGAATGAAGATTAAAACAGAAAAAGACCTATATAAAGTAAAGGAAAATGGTTTAAAAAAGATTTTACCTAACAAACCTCATATCGCGGTAGGCCTCGCAACATGTGGTATTGCAGCAGGAGGAGATAGAGTATTCAAGGCGTTAGAGGACATTATTAAGAATAAAGGATTAGATATAGAGCTTACAAAAACAGGCTGTATAGGAGACTGTAAAGAAGAACCTTTAGTAAATGTTACCCTTCCCGGGAAACCTCTTGTAATCCTTCACAGAGTTTCTGAAGGTGATGCCGAGAAGATTATCGATGATGTTATAGAAGGTAAAATTACGAAAGAGAAAGCACTTTGCAAAATAGAGAAATGGGATCACATCGTTGATAAAAAAATACAATATGGAGAAGATTTTGAAAATATTCCGAAATACGAGGAAATTCCTTATTTTAAACCACAGAGAAAAATAGTATTGAGAGACGCAGGATTGATTAATCCTGAAGATATCGAAGAATACATTGCAGTGGGAGGATACTCTGCGTTGTATAAAGCGTTAGAGAAAATGACTTCTGACGAAGTAATAGAAGAAGTAAAAGGATCAGGACTGAGGGGAAGAGGTGGTGCAGGTTTTCCAACAGGACTGAAGTGGAGTTTTACGAAGAAAGCAAAAAGTGATATAAAATATGTTATTTGCAATGCAGACGAGGGCGACCCAGGTGCATATATGAACAGGAACGAAATGGAAAGTGATCCCCATATGTTAATTGAAGGAATAGTGATAGGGGCATATGCAATTGGTGCAACTGAAGGGTACATATATGTAAGGGCAGAATATCCTCTTGCAATAGAAAGGCTTACTAGAGCAATTCAACAAGCAAGGAATTATGGTTTGCTCGGAGAACATATATTCGGTACAGATTTTTCCTTTGATATCCATATTGCAAAAGGTGCAGGTGCATTTGTCTGCGGGGAAGAAACAGCACTTATTGCATCTATAGAAGGTAGGCCCGGTAAGCCTCATCCACGCCCACCATTTCCTGCAAATAAAGGACTTTGGGGGAAACCTACAAATATTAACAATGTAGAAACTTGGTGTAATATTCCTGTAATTGTTAAAAATGGCGGAGAGTGGTTTACGCAAATTGGTGCAGAAAAGAATACAGGAACAAAAGTTTTTTCTCTTGTTGGAAAAGTAGAAAAAGTAGGACTCGTAGAGGTTCCACTTGGGACACCGATAAAAACTATCGTTTATGATATAGGAGCAGGTGGTATAAAGGGAAGAAAACTAAAGGCGGTTCAGACAGGCGGGCCCTCGGGTGGATGTATTCCTGCCTCGCTTTTTGATACGTCAATGGATTACGAAAGCTTGGCAAAAGTTGGTTCAATTATGGGCTCTGGTGGTGTTGTTGTAATGGATGAAAATACGTGTATGGTTGATACTGCTAAGTATTTTCTTGATTTTACTGTGGATGAATCCTGTGGAAAGTGTGTTCCTTGCAGGGAAGGGTTAAGACAAATGCATAAAATCTTAGAGAGAATTACATCTGGAAAAGGAAAAGAAGAAGATATTGAGAAGTTAGAAAAAATTGGTAAAATTATAAAGCTCACTGCACTTTGTGCGCTTGGTCAAACTGCTCCTAATCCAGTGTTAACAACTCTGAAATATTTTCATGATGAATATAAAGCTCATATCACAGAAAAAAAGTGTCCTGCTCATGTATGTATAGACCTCATAAAGTTTGAGGTCAATAAAGAAAAATGTTTAAAATGTGGCCAATGTTACAGAGTATGTCCAGTCG
Protein-coding sequences here:
- the nuoF gene encoding NADH-quinone oxidoreductase subunit NuoF; this encodes MKIKTEKDLYKVKENGLKKILPNKPHIAVGLATCGIAAGGDRVFKALEDIIKNKGLDIELTKTGCIGDCKEEPLVNVTLPGKPLVILHRVSEGDAEKIIDDVIEGKITKEKALCKIEKWDHIVDKKIQYGEDFENIPKYEEIPYFKPQRKIVLRDAGLINPEDIEEYIAVGGYSALYKALEKMTSDEVIEEVKGSGLRGRGGAGFPTGLKWSFTKKAKSDIKYVICNADEGDPGAYMNRNEMESDPHMLIEGIVIGAYAIGATEGYIYVRAEYPLAIERLTRAIQQARNYGLLGEHIFGTDFSFDIHIAKGAGAFVCGEETALIASIEGRPGKPHPRPPFPANKGLWGKPTNINNVETWCNIPVIVKNGGEWFTQIGAEKNTGTKVFSLVGKVEKVGLVEVPLGTPIKTIVYDIGAGGIKGRKLKAVQTGGPSGGCIPASLFDTSMDYESLAKVGSIMGSGGVVVMDENTCMVDTAKYFLDFTVDESCGKCVPCREGLRQMHKILERITSGKGKEEDIEKLEKIGKIIKLTALCALGQTAPNPVLTTLKYFHDEYKAHITEKKCPAHVCIDLIKFEVNKEKCLKCGQCYRVCPV